The Anaerolineales bacterium region TTACGCGGAGCCTCGTCGAAATGCAGGGCGGGCGCATCTGGTTCGAAAGCGAATTTAGGAAAGGCACGACCTTCCATTTCACCATTCCTATTACGGAAGGGAACGCTTAACCATGACTCTCAAGGTGGCTGTTGGGCAAGCCCAGGCATTAAGCGGACGCGAGGCGGGATTGCAGGCGACCCATCAGGCGTTGAACCGGCTGGGTCCGATCACGCCCGGCTTTGGTCTGGTCATCGCCTCGCATCAATACGCGGCGCGCGACATCGTCAGCGGCGTTTCGGGTCTATTGGGCGATACTCCGCTCATCGGGTTCAGCAGTCCCGTTGGGCTTACCTCCGGCGGCGTGCATCCAAATTCGGTCGTGGTTGTTTTGTTCGCCGGCGATCTGCAAGCGGAGACTCACTGGCTGCCCGGCTATGCTCAGAGCGCGCGTGAGACCGGCGCAAAAATATTGCGAACCGCCTCCGAACACAAAGATAACCGCGCCCTGCTCTTTTTTGCAGACGGTTTCAACGGAGATGCGGATCAATTATGCAATACGCTCGCAGACCTTGGATTACCGCTCACCGGCGCGCTTTCGGCGGGGGATTTAGATACCGGTCATTCCTACCAGTTGGCTGGTCCACAGACGGGAACCGGCGCGCTCACTGCCGCGTTTTTGCGCGGCGACTTCAACATCGGCATCGGCGCGGCGCACGGCTGGAACCCGGTCGGCAGTCAATTCCGCATTACGCGCTCGCGCGGTTTCTGGCTCCGCACATTGGATGGCAGACCCGCGTCGGAATCATACGCGCAGTTGTTCGGCTACCCGGCGCGTGATTGGGCATTTCCTCCGCTGAGTCACTTGGCGCGGTTGTATCCGCTGGGGGTTGAACAAGGCGACCAGTTGGTGATTCGGGCGCCCATCCGGGTTGAAGCGGACGGCAGTTTCCGTCTCAACGCGCCCGTGCACGACGGCGTCGACGCGTATCTGCTGGTCGGGAGCCGCGTCTCATGCGAGCAAGCCGCGCAATCCGCCGCGCAGCAGGCAGTGAAAGCGCTCGACGGCGCAAAGCCCGTGTTCGCGCTGACGTTCGTTGACCTTGCCTGGGAAATGCTGCTCAAATCTCACCCGGGCGCGGAGATCGCCGCCATGCGCGAGATTCTCGGTCCCGATGTGCCGATCGCAGGCGGCTACTCGCTCGGGCAGATCGTGCCGGGGAAAAATTCGTCCACGCCGCAGTTGTTGAACCAGCATATTGTTGTCGTTGCGTTCGGGGAACCGGTAGAGCAGTGAGCAGTTGTCAGTGAACAGTGTGACGACGCCCTCGGCTCCACGCGCCAACTCACGGACGCGCAAGGCGCGGTCACGCTGGCGAACGCGTATGAACCATGAGTTTCCCCCCAGCCGCGTCGAAAGAGAATCCTTACCCACAACCATCACCCCATCCAGTCTCTAATCTCCAATCCCCAATCGCAAATCGACAATCGCAAATCGTAAATC contains the following coding sequences:
- a CDS encoding FIST N-terminal domain-containing protein; this translates as MTLKVAVGQAQALSGREAGLQATHQALNRLGPITPGFGLVIASHQYAARDIVSGVSGLLGDTPLIGFSSPVGLTSGGVHPNSVVVVLFAGDLQAETHWLPGYAQSARETGAKILRTASEHKDNRALLFFADGFNGDADQLCNTLADLGLPLTGALSAGDLDTGHSYQLAGPQTGTGALTAAFLRGDFNIGIGAAHGWNPVGSQFRITRSRGFWLRTLDGRPASESYAQLFGYPARDWAFPPLSHLARLYPLGVEQGDQLVIRAPIRVEADGSFRLNAPVHDGVDAYLLVGSRVSCEQAAQSAAQQAVKALDGAKPVFALTFVDLAWEMLLKSHPGAEIAAMREILGPDVPIAGGYSLGQIVPGKNSSTPQLLNQHIVVVAFGEPVEQ